The Sander vitreus isolate 19-12246 chromosome 5, sanVit1, whole genome shotgun sequence genome includes a region encoding these proteins:
- the rflna gene encoding refilin-A: MVGHLHLQAMDDSLKGKNREGLLDSPDSGLPPSPSPPFCSLSPGLIESRSGSCTTPVESHHGYYKKESREGKLLPYLLLNSTGTDPKTRMHPVFFGESIEVNPKPEQEIKCNSQVKYDSDKHYRDRVYCAPVPTPTSFSETVVAVRNCTWKSYKSQVYLEPRQKPISYQSTTIIYPKHAKNTYRTTLNYNATGSRRWFVSTVQLESSEDTSPCIIYTEDL; this comes from the exons ATGGTGGGGCACCTACATTTACAAGCGATGGATGATAGCCTGAAAGGAAAGAACCGGGAAGGGCTGCTCGACAGTCCGGATTCGGGGTTGCCTCCCAGTCCCAGTCCGCCCTTCTGCTCACTCTCTCCGGGTCTGATCGAGTCGCGCTCCGGCAGCTGCACGACGCCCGTCGAAAGTCATCATGGATATTATAAAAAGGAAAGCAGAGAAGGCAAACTG CTGCCCTACCTGCTGCTGAACTCCACCGGCACAGACCCAAAGACTCGCATGCACCCCGTGTTCTTCGGAGAAAGCATCGAGGTCAACCCCAAACCAGAGCAGGAAATCAA GTGCAACTCCCAGGTCAAGTACGACTCCGACAAGCACTACCGGGACCGGGTCTACTGCGCCCCTGTTCCCACGCCCACTTCCTTTAGCGAGACAGTGGTGGCTGTGCGAAACTGCACTTGGAAGAGCTATAAGTCCCAGGTGTATCTGGAGCCGCGGCAGAAACCTATCAGCTACCAGAGCACCACCATTATCTACCCGAAACACGCCAAGAACACTTACCGTACCACGCTCAACTACAACGCCACAGGCTCCCGCCGCTGGTTTGTGTCCACAGTGCAGCTGGAATCGAGTGAGGATACTAGTCCCTGTATCATCTACACAGAGGACCTGTAG